A single window of Candidatus Eremiobacterota bacterium DNA harbors:
- the tsaB gene encoding tRNA (adenosine(37)-N6)-threonylcarbamoyltransferase complex dimerization subunit type 1 TsaB, whose product MKILALDAALDGFSAALADGKRLHVAPGGAQDALERGLGRIERLLHEAGLTLRELDRIAVGLGPGSFTGVRIAVAYAKSLAYGSGVPLVGVSSYDALEPEDAGLPVLTVVRGRRGVICARLREAAGTRTACGPVGAVLDQLLGGPPGALDAAGNTEDVLPEIAERGWTVRALPPRAAVPAVAIVQLARTRAPSPSPHALAPDYGEAPAVTQPKTRP is encoded by the coding sequence ATGAAGATTTTGGCGTTGGACGCGGCGCTCGACGGCTTCTCCGCCGCGCTCGCCGACGGGAAACGGCTCCACGTCGCGCCCGGCGGCGCGCAGGACGCGTTGGAGCGCGGGCTCGGGCGGATCGAACGGCTGCTGCACGAGGCGGGGCTGACGCTGCGTGAGCTGGACCGGATCGCGGTCGGGCTCGGGCCGGGCTCGTTCACCGGCGTGCGGATCGCGGTGGCCTACGCGAAGTCGCTCGCGTACGGGAGCGGGGTTCCGCTGGTCGGCGTCTCCTCGTACGACGCGCTGGAGCCCGAGGATGCCGGCCTTCCCGTGCTGACGGTCGTGCGCGGCCGGCGAGGGGTGATCTGCGCCCGGCTGCGCGAGGCCGCGGGGACGCGGACCGCCTGCGGTCCGGTCGGGGCGGTCCTCGACCAGCTGCTTGGCGGCCCGCCGGGCGCGCTCGATGCGGCCGGGAATACGGAGGACGTGCTTCCCGAGATCGCCGAACGCGGCTGGACCGTGCGAGCGCTCCCGCCCCGGGCCGCCGTCCCCGCCGTCGCGATCGTCCAGCTCGCCCGCACCCGCGCGCCGAGCCCCTCGCCCCACGCCCTAGCCCCCGACTACGGCGAAGCCCCCGCCGTAACGCAGCCCAAGACGCGCCCGTGA
- a CDS encoding L-seryl-tRNA(Sec) selenium transferase codes for MPDLRGLPAVHRILDEPRVARFVALLGQPAVKRHVVAALDAARGAETPPPPDAVLADVVARLAAESRRGLTGVLNGTGILLHTNLGRAPLAREALDAIAELAGGASNLEYDLERGARGSRYDRLGSLLRAATGAEDALVVNNCAAAVLLVLDTFARAPDGSPREVIVARNQLVEIGGGFRLPDVLARSGATLVEVGATNKVRLDDYARALTPRTALLLRAHASNFRIEGFIEEVSGAELVALGARAGVPVVEDLGSGALADLRAYGLPHERTVQEAVAEGIDLVAFSGDKLLGGPQAGILVGRTAAVARLRANPLLRALRVGAVTLAALAATLRLQLEPAARERIPFYRMLAAPLDELRARGEALRARLDGMDVRVERSEAYAGGGTLPLAPLESVALAWRPARGDANAAAARLRRGSPAVVARAEGDRVIVDLRTIPAERDEDLAAALRNAAG; via the coding sequence CTGCCCGATCTCCGCGGCCTGCCGGCCGTCCACCGCATTCTCGACGAACCGCGCGTTGCGCGGTTCGTCGCGCTTCTCGGCCAGCCCGCGGTGAAGCGCCACGTCGTCGCCGCGCTCGACGCGGCCCGCGGCGCCGAAACGCCGCCGCCGCCGGACGCGGTGCTCGCCGACGTGGTCGCGCGGCTCGCGGCCGAGTCGCGGCGCGGCTTGACCGGCGTCTTGAACGGCACCGGCATTCTGCTGCACACCAACCTCGGCCGCGCGCCGCTGGCGCGCGAGGCGCTCGACGCGATCGCCGAGCTCGCCGGCGGCGCCTCGAACCTCGAATACGATCTCGAGCGCGGCGCGCGCGGCTCGCGCTACGACCGGCTCGGCTCGCTGCTGCGCGCGGCGACCGGTGCTGAAGACGCGCTCGTCGTCAACAACTGCGCGGCGGCGGTGCTGCTCGTGCTCGACACGTTCGCGCGCGCGCCCGACGGCTCGCCGCGCGAGGTGATCGTCGCGCGCAACCAATTGGTCGAGATCGGCGGCGGCTTTCGTCTCCCCGACGTGCTGGCGCGCAGCGGCGCGACGCTGGTCGAGGTCGGCGCCACCAACAAGGTGCGGCTCGACGACTACGCGCGCGCGCTCACGCCACGCACCGCGCTGCTGCTGCGCGCGCACGCGTCGAACTTCCGCATCGAAGGGTTCATCGAAGAAGTCTCGGGCGCGGAATTGGTCGCGCTCGGCGCGCGCGCCGGCGTCCCGGTCGTCGAAGACCTCGGCAGCGGCGCGCTCGCCGACCTGCGCGCGTACGGTCTGCCGCACGAGCGCACCGTGCAAGAAGCGGTCGCCGAAGGAATCGATCTGGTCGCGTTCTCCGGCGACAAGCTGCTCGGCGGACCGCAAGCGGGAATCCTCGTCGGGCGCACGGCGGCGGTCGCGCGGCTGCGCGCGAACCCGCTGCTGCGCGCGCTGCGCGTCGGCGCGGTGACGCTCGCCGCGCTCGCCGCGACGCTGCGCCTGCAGCTCGAGCCCGCCGCGCGCGAGCGGATTCCGTTCTACCGGATGCTGGCGGCGCCGCTCGACGAACTCCGCGCGCGCGGCGAAGCGCTGCGCGCGCGGCTCGACGGGATGGACGTGCGCGTCGAGCGCAGCGAAGCCTATGCCGGCGGCGGAACGCTCCCGCTCGCGCCGCTCGAATCGGTCGCGCTCGCCTGGCGCCCCGCGCGCGGCGATGCGAACGCCGCGGCGGCGCGCTTGCGCCGCGGCTCGCCCGCCGTCGTCGCGCGCGCCGAAGGCGACCGCGTAATCGTCGACCTGCGCACGATCCCGGCGGAGCGCGACGAGGACCTCGCGGCGGCGCTCCGAAACGCCGCCGGATGA
- the yqeK gene encoding bis(5'-nucleosyl)-tetraphosphatase (symmetrical) YqeK, with translation MARGAPLSARTALAGDGVRFVRTARAVREALAQRHRYAHVLRVARFAERLARAHRLDAGAARTAALLHDLARLYSDERLLRECAERGLAIDAFERAHPLVLHARLGAELARERFGVEDERVLSAIRKHTLADAVMSPLDAVVYLADGLEPGRAFPERAELAALAERDLDAALRGALASSIAYLRRRGLAVAPQTRAAAERYGIIVEAPEESSPA, from the coding sequence GTGGCGCGAGGTGCGCCACTGAGCGCGCGCACCGCGCTCGCCGGCGACGGCGTTCGCTTCGTGCGCACCGCGCGCGCGGTGCGCGAGGCGCTCGCGCAGCGGCACCGCTACGCGCACGTGCTGCGCGTCGCGCGCTTCGCCGAACGGCTTGCGCGCGCGCACCGGCTCGATGCGGGCGCCGCGCGCACCGCCGCGCTGCTGCACGACCTCGCGCGGTTGTACTCCGACGAGCGGCTGCTGCGCGAGTGCGCGGAGCGCGGGCTGGCGATCGACGCGTTCGAGCGCGCGCATCCGCTCGTCTTGCACGCGCGGCTCGGCGCGGAGCTGGCGCGCGAGCGGTTCGGCGTCGAGGACGAGCGGGTGCTCTCGGCGATTCGCAAACACACGCTGGCCGACGCGGTCATGAGCCCGTTGGACGCGGTCGTCTACCTGGCCGACGGCCTCGAGCCCGGCCGAGCGTTCCCGGAGCGCGCCGAATTGGCCGCGCTGGCCGAGCGCGACCTCGACGCGGCGCTGCGCGGTGCGCTGGCCTCGTCGATTGCGTACTTGCGGCGCCGCGGCTTGGCCGTCGCGCCGCAGACGCGCGCCGCCGCTGAGCGGTACGGTATTATCGTCGAAGCCCCCGAGGAGAGCAGCCCTGCCTGA
- the bla gene encoding class A beta-lactamase, producing MDRSAFLLSLAAAGATTQHALAFGDAPQPFTAEEQRGRGRLGVTAVDLRDGRRIAQRGHERFPLASTFKLPLVMDVLTRVDRGTVRLDAKVAFRASEILAYSPSFGPTPHAGTKTVAELCEAAIEHSDNTAANLLLRITGGPPGVTAYLRALGDSVTRLDHTEPALNRDAPGDVRDTTTPDAMANLLTRLVRDPILSPASKARLFEWLRRADTGQTRIRAGVPRDWTVGDKTGTTATGGNDVAILWPPHNRAPIVLAIYFAEVHGTDEARDAAIAAVARRVIPMFRR from the coding sequence ATGGACCGCTCTGCCTTTCTCTTGTCTCTCGCCGCGGCCGGTGCAACGACGCAGCACGCGCTTGCTTTCGGCGACGCGCCTCAGCCGTTTACCGCCGAGGAGCAGCGCGGCCGTGGGCGACTCGGCGTCACCGCCGTCGATCTGCGGGACGGGCGCCGCATCGCGCAGCGAGGACACGAACGCTTTCCGCTGGCGAGCACGTTCAAGCTGCCGCTCGTCATGGACGTTCTCACGCGCGTCGACCGCGGCACCGTGCGGCTCGACGCCAAGGTCGCGTTTCGCGCGAGCGAGATCCTCGCATACAGCCCGTCCTTCGGACCAACGCCGCACGCCGGGACGAAAACGGTCGCCGAGCTGTGCGAAGCGGCGATCGAGCACAGCGACAACACGGCGGCGAACCTGCTGTTGCGCATCACCGGCGGCCCGCCCGGCGTGACCGCGTACCTGCGCGCGCTCGGCGACTCCGTCACGCGCCTCGATCACACCGAACCGGCGCTGAACCGCGACGCCCCCGGCGACGTCCGCGACACGACGACACCCGACGCGATGGCGAACCTGCTCACGCGGCTGGTGCGGGATCCGATCCTTTCACCGGCCTCGAAAGCGCGACTGTTCGAGTGGCTGCGCCGCGCGGACACCGGCCAAACGCGCATCCGAGCCGGCGTGCCGCGAGACTGGACCGTCGGCGACAAGACCGGCACGACGGCGACGGGAGGCAACGACGTCGCGATCCTGTGGCCGCCGCACAACCGCGCGCCGATCGTGCTCGCGATCTATTTCGCCGAAGTACACGGCACCGACGAAGCACGCGACGCCGCCATCGCCGCCGTCGCGCGCCGCGTCATTCCGATGTTTCGCCGCTAG
- a CDS encoding ComEA family DNA-binding protein: MSMKRLIAVLPGLKRIGAAFAVAALAAVVLLRPVPPPTPSGAAGWSSAGAPGSTSAGPPGSAKRAGLRGFASAASPARALVYVAGDVVRPGVYSVGPESRVRDALALAGGSRPDADVVAVNLAAHVRDGDEIVVPVRGAAETLPAARAAHRLGHGRGRRAGGAHRAGHGRHKRSRRDEPPPAAQVDLNSADAETLATIPGIGPGLAERIVAFRTTNGAFASVDELLDVSGITEHRLDAILPYVVAR; encoded by the coding sequence ATGAGCATGAAACGCCTGATCGCCGTCCTGCCCGGGCTCAAACGCATCGGTGCCGCGTTCGCGGTGGCCGCCCTGGCCGCCGTCGTCCTGCTCCGTCCCGTCCCGCCCCCGACCCCGTCCGGTGCGGCCGGCTGGTCGTCGGCCGGGGCGCCGGGCTCAACCTCCGCCGGGCCGCCCGGCTCGGCGAAGCGCGCTGGCCTCCGCGGCTTCGCGAGCGCCGCGTCGCCGGCGCGCGCGCTGGTCTACGTCGCGGGCGACGTCGTGCGGCCCGGCGTCTACTCGGTCGGTCCGGAGTCGCGCGTCCGCGACGCGCTGGCGCTCGCCGGCGGGAGCCGCCCGGACGCCGACGTGGTCGCCGTGAACCTCGCCGCGCACGTGCGGGACGGCGACGAGATCGTCGTCCCGGTCCGCGGCGCAGCCGAGACGCTCCCCGCCGCGCGCGCCGCGCACCGCCTCGGCCACGGCCGCGGGCGGCGCGCCGGCGGCGCGCACCGCGCCGGCCACGGCCGTCACAAGCGCTCGCGCCGCGACGAACCGCCGCCTGCCGCGCAGGTCGACTTGAACTCTGCCGACGCCGAAACGCTCGCGACGATCCCCGGGATCGGCCCCGGTCTCGCCGAGCGCATCGTCGCCTTCCGCACCACGAACGGCGCCTTCGCCTCGGTCGACGAGCTCCTCGACGTCTCCGGCATCACCGAACACCGCCTCGACGCAATCCTGCCTTACGTCGTCGCCCGCTGA
- the trxA gene encoding thioredoxin, with protein sequence MSALPDVTESTFTSLVLGSDKPVLVDFWAPWCGPCRMLSPIVEKVSKDMGDRVVFLKMNTDENPSTAGKYGISGIPALLLYKGGEVVDRIVGFVPEQHVRQFLDKHLAAA encoded by the coding sequence ATGAGCGCACTCCCCGACGTCACCGAGAGCACCTTCACGTCCCTGGTCCTCGGCTCCGACAAGCCCGTCCTGGTCGATTTCTGGGCGCCGTGGTGCGGCCCGTGCCGCATGCTCTCCCCGATCGTCGAAAAGGTTTCGAAGGACATGGGCGACCGCGTCGTGTTCCTGAAGATGAACACCGACGAGAACCCCTCGACTGCCGGCAAGTACGGCATCTCGGGGATTCCGGCGCTGCTGCTGTACAAGGGCGGTGAGGTCGTCGACCGGATCGTCGGCTTCGTCCCGGAGCAGCACGTCCGCCAGTTCCTCGACAAGCATCTGGCCGCGGCGTAG
- the rsfS gene encoding ribosome silencing factor, translating to MPETDLIALVRDASEEKKAEDVAVLDLTGRTIVADAFVIATGRSVIQTRSIVDAIVEKAEEAGLRPRVEGYADGGWVLIDLGHVVVHVFTPEQRQFYNLERLWGRVAEARAEAK from the coding sequence CTGCCTGAGACCGATCTGATCGCGCTCGTGCGCGACGCTTCCGAAGAGAAGAAAGCCGAAGACGTCGCGGTGCTCGACCTCACCGGACGCACGATCGTCGCCGACGCGTTCGTGATCGCCACCGGCCGGTCGGTCATTCAGACCCGCTCGATCGTCGACGCGATCGTCGAGAAAGCGGAGGAGGCGGGACTGCGGCCGCGCGTCGAGGGCTACGCCGACGGCGGCTGGGTGCTGATCGATCTCGGCCACGTCGTGGTCCACGTCTTCACGCCCGAACAGCGGCAGTTCTACAACTTGGAACGGCTTTGGGGGCGGGTCGCCGAAGCCCGCGCGGAAGCGAAATGA
- the gyrA gene encoding DNA gyrase subunit A yields the protein MNNDARLSAIAVEDEMRESYLSYAMSVIASRALPDVRDGLKPVQRRILYAMREMGLDPSKQHRKCAGVIGEVLKSFHPHGDSSVYDALVRMAQDFTLRYPLVDGHGNFGSIDPDPPAAYRYTEARLARAALDMLADIDKETVPFVPNFDNQTEEPVVLPARLPQLLVNGSSGIAVGMATNIPPHNVGEICDAVAYLIANRVSGRNLSDDEIDNALCEIVHGPDFPTGGVLLGREAIRQAYKTGRGSVALRGKAEIVEDKGRHRIVISEVPFQVSVNRILESITEAYQDKRITGITALHNESNRKGMRIVVELHRSATPQVVLNQLYKQTPLQSSFAFNMLALVPAPGREKMEHTTGTATPLEPRVLSLREMLGFFIDHRQAVVRRRTEYDLRKAEERAHLLIGFLVALDNIDRVIHIIRESDTVETARTRLIEEPFVLSAAFRRMAGPAVVKDFRLSTLQAAAIVDMRLRTLVGLERQKIQDEYEGLLVTIDDLKDLLAKPARVLGVVRDETADVKKRLGDKRRTPVEALEGELSIEDIIADTEVVVTATVGGYIKRVSVDTFRQQNRGGRGVIGIANLKKEDVVRNFFMATTHQYILFFTNKGRAFRLRAYEIPDSTRQARGTALVNLLQLPPGELVTAVFPVRQFDTDEYLVMVTRRGVIKKTKLGEFENVRRNGLIAIGIDEGDELLAVDLSSGDRDVLLATHDGMAVHFSETDVRPMGRPARGVKAITLAPGDEVVAMDIVEDDRTEVLIVTSQAYGKRTPIEDYRHTSRGGKGVKAFAKEKEIGYVVDQILVSPEDELLMITSGNQVIRIPVSQIRRAGRSTKGVRLQRLAEGDEVIAITNLGQQSKRVADITGEEPAKG from the coding sequence GTGAACAACGACGCTCGCTTGTCCGCCATCGCCGTCGAAGACGAGATGCGGGAGAGCTACCTCTCCTATGCCATGTCGGTCATCGCCTCGCGCGCGCTTCCCGACGTGCGCGACGGTCTGAAACCGGTGCAGCGGCGAATCCTGTACGCGATGCGCGAGATGGGGCTCGACCCCTCGAAGCAGCACCGCAAGTGCGCCGGCGTGATCGGCGAGGTGCTCAAGAGCTTCCACCCGCACGGCGACTCGTCGGTCTACGACGCGCTGGTGCGCATGGCGCAAGACTTCACGCTGCGTTATCCGCTGGTCGACGGCCACGGCAACTTCGGGTCGATCGATCCCGACCCGCCGGCCGCGTACCGCTACACCGAAGCGCGGCTCGCGCGCGCCGCGCTGGACATGCTCGCGGACATCGACAAAGAGACCGTTCCGTTCGTCCCGAATTTCGACAACCAGACCGAAGAGCCGGTCGTGCTGCCCGCGCGCCTGCCGCAGCTCTTGGTCAACGGCAGCTCGGGGATCGCGGTCGGGATGGCGACGAACATCCCGCCGCACAACGTCGGCGAGATCTGCGACGCGGTCGCATACCTGATCGCAAACCGGGTCTCGGGCCGCAACCTTTCGGACGACGAGATCGACAACGCGCTGTGCGAGATCGTCCACGGTCCCGACTTTCCGACCGGCGGCGTGCTGCTGGGGCGCGAAGCGATCCGCCAAGCGTACAAGACCGGGCGCGGTTCGGTCGCGCTGCGCGGAAAAGCCGAGATCGTCGAGGACAAGGGTCGCCATCGCATCGTCATCAGCGAGGTGCCGTTCCAAGTCTCGGTCAACCGCATCCTGGAGTCGATCACCGAAGCGTATCAGGACAAGCGGATCACCGGGATCACCGCGCTCCACAACGAGTCGAACCGCAAGGGGATGCGGATCGTCGTCGAGCTGCACCGCAGCGCGACCCCGCAAGTCGTGCTGAACCAGCTCTACAAGCAGACCCCGCTGCAGTCGAGCTTCGCGTTCAACATGCTGGCGCTCGTGCCCGCGCCGGGACGCGAGAAGATGGAGCACACGACCGGCACCGCGACGCCGCTCGAGCCGCGCGTTCTCTCGCTGCGCGAGATGCTCGGCTTCTTCATCGACCACCGCCAAGCCGTCGTGCGCCGGCGCACCGAGTACGATCTGCGCAAAGCCGAAGAGCGCGCGCACCTGTTGATCGGCTTCTTGGTCGCGCTCGACAACATCGACCGGGTGATCCACATCATCCGCGAGAGCGACACGGTCGAGACCGCGCGCACGCGGCTGATCGAGGAACCCTTCGTGCTCTCGGCCGCGTTCCGGCGCATGGCCGGTCCCGCGGTCGTCAAGGACTTCCGGCTTTCAACGCTGCAGGCGGCGGCGATCGTCGACATGCGGCTGCGCACGCTGGTCGGCCTCGAGCGCCAGAAGATTCAGGACGAGTACGAAGGGCTGCTGGTCACGATCGACGACTTGAAGGATCTGCTCGCGAAGCCGGCGCGCGTCCTGGGCGTCGTGCGCGACGAGACCGCGGACGTCAAGAAGCGGCTCGGCGACAAGCGCCGCACGCCGGTCGAGGCGCTCGAAGGCGAGCTGTCGATCGAAGACATCATCGCCGACACCGAGGTCGTCGTCACGGCGACCGTCGGCGGCTACATCAAGCGCGTGTCGGTCGACACGTTCCGCCAGCAGAACCGGGGCGGCCGCGGCGTCATCGGGATCGCCAACTTGAAGAAGGAGGACGTTGTCCGCAACTTCTTCATGGCGACGACGCACCAGTACATCCTATTCTTCACCAACAAGGGACGTGCGTTCCGCCTGCGCGCCTACGAGATCCCGGACTCGACGCGCCAAGCGCGCGGCACCGCGCTGGTCAACCTGCTGCAGCTCCCGCCGGGCGAGCTGGTCACCGCGGTCTTCCCGGTGCGGCAGTTCGACACCGACGAGTACTTGGTCATGGTGACGCGCCGCGGCGTCATCAAGAAGACCAAGCTCGGCGAGTTCGAGAACGTGCGCCGCAACGGCCTGATCGCGATCGGGATCGACGAGGGCGACGAGCTGCTGGCCGTCGACCTGAGCAGCGGCGACCGCGACGTGCTGCTCGCGACGCACGACGGGATGGCGGTGCACTTCAGCGAGACCGACGTGCGCCCGATGGGCCGGCCGGCGCGCGGCGTCAAGGCGATCACCTTGGCGCCCGGCGACGAGGTCGTCGCAATGGACATCGTCGAGGACGACCGCACCGAAGTGCTGATCGTCACCTCGCAAGCGTACGGCAAGCGCACGCCGATCGAGGACTACCGCCACACCTCGCGCGGCGGCAAGGGCGTGAAGGCGTTCGCCAAGGAGAAAGAGATCGGCTACGTCGTCGACCAGATCCTCGTCTCGCCCGAAGACGAATTGCTGATGATTACCAGCGGCAACCAGGTGATCCGCATCCCCGTCAGCCAGATCCGCCGCGCCGGCCGCTCGACCAAAGGCGTGCGGTTGCAGCGCCTCGCCGAAGGCGACGAGGTCATCGCCATCACGAATCTCGGTCAGCAGTCGAAGCGCGTCGCCGACATCACCGGGGAGGAGCCGGCGAAGGGATAG
- a CDS encoding TPM domain-containing protein — MKPTAALAAFAALTVAVAATVAPAFAARSSYVIDDAHLLSSTAVAQIDQQVSNLSAQTGKEVLVVTTPSLNGQTPEAALERSFAQNQVNGVEIFIAQNEHQIRIAGDRASSTFFPAGSYQTIAQTMRASFKSGDYDGGVENAVGVIVNTYRGHTSSLNAGRRPVGTVSSGRTQSYSNSGGFSVGWIWWIIILAAIFFIIRGIFRAMMGPRMYGGPGYGPGGPGYGPGYGGPGYGMGGGGFWSGLLGGLGGAWLGNELFGGRRDYGGGGADYAGTAGGADPGAASDAGGWQSDAGQIDTSNIGGSSWGDSGGGWGGGDSGGGGWGGGDGGGGGDSGGGW; from the coding sequence ATGAAACCCACGGCAGCGCTCGCTGCCTTCGCCGCACTCACGGTCGCCGTCGCGGCGACCGTTGCACCCGCGTTTGCCGCGCGCAGCAGCTACGTGATCGACGACGCGCACCTGCTCTCGTCGACGGCGGTCGCGCAGATCGACCAGCAAGTCTCCAACCTGAGCGCGCAAACCGGCAAGGAAGTCCTCGTCGTCACGACGCCGTCGTTGAACGGGCAGACGCCGGAGGCGGCGCTCGAGCGCAGCTTCGCGCAGAACCAAGTCAACGGCGTCGAGATCTTCATCGCGCAGAACGAGCACCAGATCCGCATCGCCGGCGACCGCGCGTCCTCGACGTTCTTCCCGGCGGGCTCGTATCAGACGATCGCGCAGACGATGCGCGCGTCGTTCAAATCCGGCGACTACGACGGCGGCGTCGAGAACGCGGTCGGCGTGATCGTCAACACCTATCGCGGGCACACGAGCTCGCTGAACGCCGGCCGCCGTCCGGTCGGCACGGTCTCGTCCGGACGGACGCAAAGCTACAGCAATTCGGGAGGGTTCAGTGTGGGCTGGATCTGGTGGATCATCATCCTGGCCGCGATCTTCTTCATCATCCGCGGCATCTTCCGCGCGATGATGGGGCCGCGCATGTACGGCGGTCCGGGGTACGGCCCCGGCGGGCCGGGCTACGGTCCGGGCTATGGCGGGCCCGGGTACGGCATGGGCGGAGGCGGGTTCTGGAGCGGGCTGCTCGGCGGCCTGGGCGGTGCCTGGCTCGGCAACGAGCTCTTCGGCGGCCGGCGCGACTACGGCGGCGGCGGGGCCGACTACGCGGGGACCGCGGGCGGCGCTGACCCGGGCGCCGCGTCCGACGCCGGCGGCTGGCAAAGCGACGCCGGCCAGATCGACACCTCCAACATCGGCGGCTCGTCGTGGGGCGACTCCGGCGGCGGCTGGGGCGGGGGTGACTCCGGCGGAGGCGGCTGGGGCGGCGGCGACGGCGGCGGAGGAGGCGACTCCGGCGGCGGCTGGTAG
- the rimI gene encoding ribosomal protein S18-alanine N-acetyltransferase — translation MRIETMTQADLPAVLRIEGMSFSTTWPVNAFSNEIRDNKLAHYFVGRVGEEIVAYGGIWVILEDSHITTIAVHPDYRGLKLGEEMLLKLLDEAIAEGASWITLEVRESNEVAQKLYRKYGFTTVSTRRGYYSDNGENALVMWAGNLKGELYGARLRVLRRALAAEIANRP, via the coding sequence ATGCGGATCGAGACGATGACGCAAGCGGATTTGCCGGCGGTGCTGCGGATCGAAGGGATGTCGTTCAGCACGACCTGGCCGGTGAACGCGTTCTCGAACGAGATCCGCGACAACAAGCTGGCGCACTACTTCGTCGGCCGAGTCGGCGAGGAGATCGTCGCGTACGGCGGGATCTGGGTGATCCTCGAAGACTCGCACATCACGACGATCGCCGTGCATCCCGACTACCGCGGGCTCAAGCTCGGCGAAGAGATGCTCTTGAAGCTGCTCGACGAGGCGATCGCCGAAGGCGCGTCGTGGATCACCCTCGAGGTGCGCGAGTCGAACGAGGTCGCGCAGAAGCTGTACCGCAAGTACGGCTTCACCACCGTCTCGACGCGGCGGGGCTACTACAGCGACAACGGCGAGAACGCGCTGGTGATGTGGGCCGGCAACCTCAAGGGCGAGCTGTACGGCGCGCGGCTGCGCGTGCTGCGCCGCGCGCTCGCCGCAGAGATCGCAAACCGTCCTTGA
- the tsaE gene encoding tRNA (adenosine(37)-N6)-threonylcarbamoyltransferase complex ATPase subunit type 1 TsaE, whose translation MRNSTDNVLDDRAAFEACAREFARSLQPGDLVALRGPLGAGKTTFARAIVRALHGSDEAVSSPTFVFRQTYPGTPPVEHLDLYRLDDPAREWADLALDEAFGPDRIVLVEWPERAPGLLPPQRIEVSIEGAGESPRTVRVTRRS comes from the coding sequence ATTCGCAATTCAACGGATAACGTCCTCGACGACCGCGCCGCGTTCGAGGCGTGCGCGCGCGAATTCGCCCGCTCGCTGCAGCCGGGCGACCTCGTCGCGCTGCGCGGTCCGCTGGGCGCCGGCAAGACGACCTTCGCGCGCGCGATCGTCCGCGCGCTGCACGGCTCCGACGAGGCGGTCAGCAGCCCGACGTTCGTGTTTCGCCAGACGTATCCGGGGACGCCGCCGGTCGAGCACCTCGACCTCTACCGGCTCGACGACCCGGCCCGCGAGTGGGCCGACCTCGCGCTCGACGAAGCGTTCGGCCCCGACCGCATCGTCCTGGTGGAGTGGCCCGAGCGCGCCCCCGGCCTGCTCCCGCCGCAGCGGATCGAGGTCTCGATCGAGGGCGCCGGCGAGTCGCCGCGTACGGTCCGCGTGACCCGCCGGTCTTGA